The Naumovozyma dairenensis CBS 421 chromosome 3, complete genome genome has a window encoding:
- the NDAI0C02350 gene encoding N-acetyltransferase family protein (similar to Saccharomyces cerevisiae HPA2 (YPR193C)) → MSEEASVVIRPIQETDKDDWLLLWKQYQKCYNRTMKEDIPLLTFERFLDPEVKMWAAFAINTTTNKPIGMVTYLHHFTTWNLDGKIFLHDLFVQEDQRVKGVGRKLMEFVYDASDRMDVPFVYWTTDDFNHRAQLLYTKVGKKTSKVLYERGGYGIFS, encoded by the coding sequence ATGTCAGAAGAAGCTAGTGTTGTCATCAGACCTATTCAAGAAACGGACAAAGATGATTGGcttcttctttggaaacaatatcaaaaatGCTACAATAGAACGATGAAGGAAGACATACCACTCCTCACTTTCGAGAGATTTTTGGATCCAGAAGTGAAGATGTGGGCTGCTTTCGCTATAAATACCACTACCAATAAACCAATTGGCATGGTAACCTATTTGCACCACTTCACGACATGGAATTTGGACGGGAAAATCTTTCTTCATGATCTTTTCGTCCAAGAGGATCAACGAGTTAAGGGTGTAGGTAGGAAATTAATGGAATTCGTCTACGATGCATCTGACCGTATGGACGTACCTTTCGTGTATTGGACTACAGATGATTTTAACCATAGGGCACAATTACTATATACTAAGGTTGGTAAAAAGACGTCTAAAGTTCTTTACGAAAGAGGCGGATATGGAATCTTTTCTTGA